The genome window caagtcagtcaatgtgttgtcgcgctcaaactttaatacgcatgcatgtcattatgtgttgtcaattatgacaatgatgtatgctacacgcgtaaatgatttttgttggaccaacaatttttttGCTTAACGAAACGAgtagttaataatattaattggttattaatgacttacaacaaattatatcgcataatgaatacaattacataaacaatgcatgtttagtcttcatttaggtcgacatagtgtcttttgaatgacatcaaaCTTGTGTATTGCtacattctactaatatatggagttatccactgctttgcctgagaataacaattgcttgaccacaacaacgctggaggcggtaagggacaatggtctttcaaataaacctgttgtacatgaacaaagattatatcatgcGGTGACCGACTCAAATGAACTagcgaagtcattgcataattgttatactaactatattcaatgtacctgaacaaaatgatttccaaacacgtgactGACACATATCATGCGGTGCCCAGAAGAATtaggtggtggttgacttcttagaggaaaaaatgtcatgctttgttgttgggataacgatacaaggattacattataccGTGATGCAATCATATATCCCATctccgttatatccatccacttgtccacactaacctgaatcaaccaaacatacacattaagtaatttaaagtttcttatttaaaaaattaacctaaaaacataccttcgaaaacccatcaacaagtagggacaactttaattgttcaaatctctctgtgccattgatgaggttcatgtactcatgcgaccacctgccaagttctttaatcaattcattacgcactaacagtcacgaatcttcccccatacctaataaagcagcaatggaccgatatccacagttaccgtccgctttcacatccacaacgtcacgaatgaaaccttgaatgaatgacgcaaattgatccaacatcgggatgatccttgttggctgagGTGGTTCAGAACATGATGCATTACGTTTGactggagagttgctgctttgaacaaaatgaaaagcatcaacatactcccagtaagacagatcacgctttgtggatctttgacttcttttcatcagtttcttcggtgcacctttagcGTTGACCTTTGACGAAGGATGACACATAGAGTTTTGATCAGGATATgcaatttctcgaagtttactcttcagagttactttgccagacacatcaagttcatcaaaccttttagatatggtctatatctcttccttgatgctgacttccgtctcacataacccttggtctgaaaagcaaagtctcctccagaaaATATGGACTGACTCCACTGGGATGCTGccagcagtatacctagaaagctcacatgcacaaggaagaccgtgcgtgcttctcatcacacaaccacaagaagagggaTTGTTGTCGAGATAACGTAGACAGTCAACctcagaagcaatctgatttaaagcgtcccttgaaaccatcccaagaagcctcttgtataaggtttttttaaatacatgccCAACCACATGCGTAGTGGATTCAAATGATACTTTAATTTCAACGTGTTGCAGcgtcatcatgttgttcatggcatcccaaacactacataggtctctaacgctattttgtagtactcttttgagagcccaatgagctgattaaaccctacatttaaaatacacaacaaacatgaaaatatacaacaattaaataccatttattaataatccttactaacaaataaaatcagttcttaatacctgtttgttgttgtgttgcctaggtgcatgaccttattcgtccatgctgtaataaatttttccctgggggggataatccatgtgtcgttaacatagtcaatgaACATCGGCCAAGGTGAACAAGCAATTTGAAACTTCTGAAGCGACTTAGCGAACTGGTgttcggacggacaatcaaccaaagtaccccagttatccattacatagtcccacgcATTTTTTTCACCGATTAAAGATAtgcacttcgccttcacattcttatcgatatgaaacctgcacaacaaatttgtacactccgggaacacagttttcactgcattcatcagtcCTAGGTCTTtatcagtgacaataacaacagGGAGGCAatcgtttcttaaaaataggcctcgaaatcgttccaaagcccatacaatattattaacacgctcagcctccagatatgtAAACctagcagagaatgtcatcgctgttggtgtcactccaacaaagtcaagtagtggaagtctgtacctgtttgttttgtaggtactgtctataaaaaacatcagatgacatgcattgcataactttactacatctgggtgacaccaaaacagatcacgtaccacaacttcatccttcaatgtatgccaatgaatgtattgatcacgttcgagaagcttcatcatatgttgcatttcggtatcagctcctcttattgaagaacgatatgcacttcttgcattgtaaatttgctttatcgtggtgcaactgttggcattgtgttccttcaacgttagcaagatgttttttggtttcaccatcgactttgtcatatcagcaataattttcttttcatccttagtcaatcgcccagcgtatggatgtccaactaaggacttggccaattcatgattgtgaatcccacagatcaacttcaccatccaacctccccttccatgcactggtttcccacgaagcctgaaggaacaaccacatttcctactcccagtgtcttttctaacgaattctttattcatacacttgtacgtaccactcctttcacacccaattaagacaaatgaactTTTTCCTCTGCTACCGGTATCTGTGTCAGACCTTATAATCACTgtaacaaatccattttcatgggcaactgttcgagcccactgcaaaacatcatctcgagtaccaaatacctacaacgcaaccctaacatattaatttttatacaaaacatcaattcaaTCAAATGACTCAAACTAATCAACATGATTACCTGAGacgtattaaaagcatttgaacaatcgacaTGTGGTTCAGTCACACCAtattcttcttcattatcataatcataatccatataaacttcttgtgacatcgcatAGTCATACgcccattgatcttcgtccatcttaaggacatatgcatcatacacaagtacatacaaattatcatataaccacatccaaaaatttagtacatattaactaacaaacatattaacagGACATATACATCATATAGAactatattcaaattattatataaccacatccacaaattgactacatattaactaacaaacatattaacaactaatacaaatacattctaaatttataactacattatttacttaaactaaacttaacactataataaacaactaataaaacagtTTTCTACTatgttacctaaatcatttaatattataccaaaatcattatacctaattaaaccaattatgcacaattgaaaaacatatattataaatgataatattcaaacatatatatatatatatatatatatatatatatatatatatatatatatataaattttcaaacagaattaaaaaaatttgttaataatgtaacattccagaagtacttcttccggaagttactaagGTCAATTCCAGAAGAAGTggttccggaagcacttcttccgaaATTGACcttagtaacttccggaagaagtactTCCGGAAATCCAACATTCTCATTCCGGACCTACTTCCTCCTGTGGTTAAAATTTCTTCCGGGAATAGCTTTTTGTTGTTTATCTTCTCTAAAaagagtgaataggcaatttagtccctgagattgtaaccagtttgcatattagtccctgacttaaattttaattcataatagtcCCTAACTTTACATAAATTTTGCAAAATAGTCACTGTTGTTAAATTCTCAGGTGACGGCGTTAGTGAGGTGTATAGGTGGCAATTCAGTGCCACGTAGATTGTCCAACGTGGCACTGAGGTCTGCATCTATAAACTCTCTCTCACGCaaggttgcttcttcttcttccccaaAAAAATTAGGGTTTACGAAGCTGctggttgcttcttcttcttcttcttcccacgctgagttgcttcttcttcttctactctaaGGCTCAGTCGCTGCTGCTTGTTCACTTGATTTCTCCATGTCTGCAagtggcagttgttgtgcatttTCTGGTAGTTTCATTCGGCAATGCCACCATGGAAGACGTGCAACTATTCGAACTGCAATAACAAGGAGGAACCCAGGAAGGTTGTTCTATACTTGTGCATTACCCCAAACAGGCCTAGAtaactgtcaattttttcaataggttgaagaagaaaatcaattttctaatttatctTCTGTCTCAAGAGAAACAATGGTAGTGGCTGATTTGAGGCTACAAATTGAAGCTTtgcagaagaaaatgagaaatttaacaaacattgtgttgttaggtttttcatttttaattgtaatgttagttttagggGGAATGTATTTTAGGTAAAATGTGTAATAGCAGCTTTTGATATTGTAATTGTTGTTTTACTGAAGAATTTGTAGTAGGAAGTAGCTTTTGTAGTGTAATAGCAGCTTTTGTTGCTACTGTCAATTAcccatttcaattaaatataatttgttgctgaaatttgttgctgaaatttgcagtttattaaatataatttgttgttgtaTAACTTTTTGAAGTTATTGAAGTCCTACCCATTTTAAGATATGCAAATAAGTTATTGAAGTTATTGTATAGCTTTTGTAGTGTAATAGCAACTTTTGTTGTTGTATACAATTTGGTCCTACTCCAACTCCAAATCCAACACagtgtataatttataaaagaaagagatgaaacatgacattaaatcaatttcacataatGTTTGACATCCCAAAGCATGGTAGTTAGAAGCAATTGTTCAGTAGGCCATAATGTTTACATCATTTCACATGCCAGTGAAGCTTTCAAAATATACAACTACACATCCTAATatcaaaatgcaacaaaaaatgcTTCTTCAGTTTTCTTCATCAGCAACCTTCAAACTCATCAACcttcaaaatgcaacaaaaaatgcTTCTTCAGTTTTCTTTATACTACATCATCTTTATCAGCAACCTTCCTTTGTTTGGCTCTTGTTATGGTTAGCTTATTCCTTGCTATTGGTGGAACAATAGTTGCAGGGACCTACATGCAAATGCCAAACATGAAtaattgtaatatataaaaatggagTGCTACAACAAATTAGGTTGAGATAAAACTACTTTGTTGTGACAAATATTTACCATCAACTCCATGTCACTATCTTGTGACAAATGAGGCTGAGATAAATTAATCTCCACCGAATCTTGTTGAACATGAGCAGCAGCTTCTTCAGCCTCATTCAAAGCTTGTTCATCTTGAGATAATAGGTGGTTATCCTCATTTGAAGTTGATGGTGCAACATATTTCTTTGGCCTAACAGGAACTCCAATATTTTTACAGCTTCTAATGTTATGATTGGTTTGGCCACACCTTCCACATGTAAACTCAGCCAATTTCCTCTTTAGCTTATGTCATGTGACATTGTCCTCATCTACAGATctccttctatttttctttggcCTTCCTCTTTGGACCCTTTTATGTGGTGGAACAGGGTGTGTATACTGTGTCTGGGCCCAATATTGTGGTCCTTGGACTGGTTCAATAAAATGCTGTGGTGGAACAGGGTGTGTATACTGTGTCTGGGCCATACTCCACAAGTGCATGTCCATTCACCTAAATTGACCTCAACCTTATTCCCCCACATGTGGACCTCATATCTCAGGCCCATGTTATCACCACACCAAATGGGATTCCATTGATTAGCGAAatgaaattctttttctagtCTTTTATACTGCACGGGACATAATGGTCCAAGTTTTCCAGAAAGTTTAACCTTGCGGGCAGCCATGGTTCTCATGATATAACTTCTAATTTCTTCAAGCATTGTGATAATAGGCTTGCATCTATACTGCAgaattctggaattgaatacctcACAAGTGTTGTTGCATATATTGTCCACCTTGGGTATTGTACTGAAGTGGGCTTTTGTCCATGCTTGTTTGGGCCATTTATTCAAATACTCCCAAGCCTGGCAGTTGATTGTCTTCAAATGGGCCATATGGCCTTCAAACTCAGCAACAGTAGTGGATTTTGCACATTGCCACACAATTCCTTTAAGTTCCTTGCTTTTCCATTGCTTTGTAAAATTTTTCCAAAGATGCAAGACACAGAATCTATGAGGTTCACTAGGCATGACTTTCTGTAAAGCTGGAATAAGTCCCTGAAAAATTGCAGCAAAGTAGTAAATACTTCTGGACTAGTCCCTAACTTATGTCATTAACTTCAATTAAATACCTAACTTATGATAACAATTGCAAATCACACCATGTCATACCTTTTGCATGTCTGACATGAAATTCCACCCATTCTGTATGTAATCCCCAAGATCTTCATGCAACAAAGTTAAAAACCATTTCCAATTGTCTTTGTTCTCAATGCCCACAACAGCATAAGCAATAACAAAGATGTGGTTATTGCCATCAAGCCCAACAGCAGAGAGCAAGTTTCCTCCAAATGCACTCTTTAGGAAACATCCATCTAGACCTATGAATGGTCTACATCCAGCAACAAACCCCTTCTTACAGCCAGCAAGACAAATATATAGCCTCTGAAATTATGGTGGACCTTCTGGACTTGGCACTGTGTTGATCTTAACTGTTGATCCAGGATTGCTCCTCAacaattcatgtgcataatcaaATACTTTGGCATATTGTTTCCTCTCATTCCCTTCCACTAATTGCTTTGCTTCTTTCATGGCTCTCCACATCTTTGTAACTTCAATGTGCACTCCAAACTCTTGCTTGGAATATTCCAAAGCTTCAACACATTTAAGGGTTGGCTGCATTCTGAGTTTGCCCTCAAGTTTACTGACCACCCACTGTCTATTTGCTTGTTTGTTGTCACTTCTCTGCAGCAATTATGGTTATGCTTAAATGTCTTTATCTGAAAAGAGTTTCTAACTTCATTCTTTGCACAGTAGATTTCCCAATCACAAAATGCCTTCTTGCATTTTGCTCTAGCCCTCTGTTTATCATTCTTCTTCCACTTGAACTCCCTGCCCATCAATATGCTATACTCCCTCAAGGCAGATTTAAATTCATCTAGAGTACCAAACTTCATCCCTAATTCCAACTTCTGTTCACCAACTCCACTACTTTGAttatattgaggataaacttcaacatcctcatcttcatcatcactacTAATGGGGATATTAAGCTCCTCTGAATGATAACATCTGTCTCAACTTCAGCTTCAACTTCATTCAACATACAAGAGAAATTTATAAACCACTCATCATTGTCAACTTCCTTTTCCTCCTCACTATCAGCAACATCTCTCTCTTCACCACCAGCATCTCTCTGCTCACCAGCTTCAGCATCCCTCTGCTCACTACCATCTCTTTGCTCACCAGCATCAGTATCCCTCTGCTCACCACCATCCCTATGCTCACCAGCATCCCTCTACTCACCAGCATCTCTCTGCTCTCCAGCACCAACATCTGCATCAATGGTGATcaagtaaaaattaa of Glycine soja cultivar W05 chromosome 1, ASM419377v2, whole genome shotgun sequence contains these proteins:
- the LOC114406675 gene encoding uncharacterized protein LOC114406675, which encodes MSDMQKGLIPALQKVMPSEPHRFCVLHLWKNFTKQWKSKELKGIVWQCAKSTTVAEFEGHMAHLKTINCQAWEYLNKWPKQAWTKAHFSTIPKVDNICNNTCEVFNSRILQYRCKPIITMLEEIRSYIMRTMAARKVKLSGKLGPLCPVQYKRLEKEFHFANQWNPIWCGDNMGLRYEVHMWGNKVEVNLGEWTCTCGVWPRHSIHTLFHHSILLNQSKDHNIGPRHSIHTLFHHIKGSKEEGQRKIEGDL